From Neobacillus sp. PS2-9, the proteins below share one genomic window:
- a CDS encoding phytoene/squalene synthase family protein yields the protein MIDSNLISACEELMKKHSASFYTAFRFLPSPRKEAVFVIYAFCRMIDDSVDEPESSPYTLSELETLFDHLDSAEGHFIWPCLSWLFSSFPISKEPFYKQISGQKMDTTLTNYETMEELELYCERVAGSVGEMLLPVLHDQPSSEVELAGVYLGKAMQIVNIIRDIGEDQQKGRRYIPKEWMEQYHYTQEEFETNVVNFRFKRMLTGLMNVAEDWFSKGLENIDTYPEKSSFSIKLAAGYYAAIMEAVRHNEYQVYTSRAIVSDKKKKMILLAALQVSSQNEVHSIEA from the coding sequence GTGATTGATTCGAACTTAATCTCTGCTTGTGAGGAATTGATGAAGAAGCATTCTGCGAGCTTTTATACGGCTTTTCGTTTTTTACCTTCACCAAGAAAAGAAGCGGTGTTTGTTATTTATGCTTTTTGTAGAATGATTGATGATTCTGTTGATGAGCCAGAATCTTCACCCTATACATTGAGTGAACTTGAAACATTATTTGATCATTTAGATAGTGCAGAAGGACATTTTATCTGGCCTTGTTTAAGTTGGCTGTTTAGTAGTTTCCCTATTTCAAAAGAGCCATTTTATAAGCAGATATCCGGGCAGAAAATGGATACGACCCTAACAAACTATGAAACAATGGAAGAGCTCGAATTATATTGTGAAAGAGTCGCCGGTTCTGTGGGGGAGATGCTTCTTCCTGTTCTTCATGATCAACCTTCGAGTGAGGTAGAACTTGCGGGCGTGTACCTTGGAAAAGCGATGCAGATTGTGAACATTATCCGGGATATAGGAGAAGATCAACAAAAAGGACGCCGATATATTCCTAAGGAATGGATGGAGCAATATCATTATACACAAGAGGAGTTTGAGACAAACGTGGTCAATTTTCGCTTTAAGCGAATGCTGACGGGTCTGATGAATGTGGCTGAGGATTGGTTTTCAAAGGGGTTAGAAAACATTGATACCTATCCTGAAAAGAGTTCCTTCTCTATTAAACTAGCTGCAGGTTATTATGCAGCCATTATGGAGGCAGTAAGACATAATGAATACCAAGTGTATACAAGTAGAGCGATTGTGAGTGACAAGAAAAAGAAAATGATACTTTTGGCAGCTCTTCAAGTATCCAGCCAAAATGAGGTTCACTCTATTGAAGCTTAG
- a CDS encoding phytoene desaturase family protein — protein MEIGIVGAGVGGLVSALLLSKQGHQVTIYEKEGYLGGRLTFQGNGRYQIDQGPTIVLLPELLLSILEEAGISKEDIPLIPCEPLYDLHFHDGSTYTKYRDLPTQLKELEQKFPGESKNLLKYLSDMSNVFELGMEAFLSKTFKRKQDFLTIENIKLLAQSKAYKTLKNFNASYFSHPNLQEAYSLQSLYIGGSPYEVPALYGLVSYSEHAHGIWYLKGGYGSLIPILEKACIEQGVKINLHSKVDRLLIEAGVCKGLSVNNETTFYDAVIFNGDFPNLYSMVGKKKKEKKFQPSSGCVLIYLGVSKRFPKAKAHQFFLPKDFEKNMAQVFKTKQIPEDPSYYVFNPVALEDEAAPPGESVLYFLIPVPSGDQIDWETSGPMLAEQVLMKAEKHFIGLHEAVEWMEIRTPADSIRDGLYQGGSFGIAPNLFQSGGFRPQLSPFKIDRLYSVGASIHPGGGIPIVLQGARLLSELIKKELRT, from the coding sequence ATGGAAATAGGCATTGTGGGGGCTGGGGTTGGAGGCTTGGTATCTGCCTTGCTGCTTTCAAAACAAGGCCATCAAGTAACCATTTATGAAAAGGAAGGATACCTGGGTGGAAGATTGACCTTCCAAGGAAACGGACGTTACCAAATTGACCAAGGACCGACCATCGTACTTTTACCGGAGCTTTTATTAAGTATTTTAGAAGAGGCTGGAATTTCGAAGGAAGATATTCCATTGATTCCATGCGAGCCTTTATATGATCTTCATTTTCATGATGGGTCAACGTATACGAAGTACAGAGACTTGCCCACACAGCTTAAAGAATTGGAGCAGAAGTTTCCTGGGGAGTCAAAGAATCTTCTAAAATACCTTTCAGATATGTCCAACGTTTTCGAATTAGGGATGGAAGCTTTTTTGAGCAAGACATTTAAACGCAAGCAGGATTTTCTAACCATAGAAAATATCAAACTATTAGCACAATCCAAAGCATACAAAACCTTAAAGAATTTTAATGCCTCTTATTTTTCTCATCCTAATCTTCAAGAGGCTTACTCCTTACAATCTTTGTATATCGGTGGTTCGCCATATGAGGTGCCGGCCCTATACGGATTAGTTTCCTATAGTGAGCATGCCCATGGTATTTGGTACTTAAAGGGAGGGTACGGGAGTCTTATTCCCATTCTAGAAAAAGCATGTATAGAACAGGGAGTTAAAATTAATCTCCATTCAAAAGTGGATCGCCTCCTCATTGAAGCGGGTGTATGCAAAGGGTTGTCTGTGAATAACGAAACGACTTTCTACGATGCAGTTATTTTTAATGGTGATTTTCCTAATCTTTATTCAATGGTGGGAAAAAAGAAAAAGGAAAAGAAATTTCAACCTTCTTCCGGCTGTGTGTTGATTTACCTTGGTGTATCAAAGCGATTTCCAAAGGCAAAAGCTCATCAGTTCTTTTTGCCGAAAGATTTTGAAAAGAATATGGCTCAAGTATTTAAGACAAAACAAATACCTGAAGACCCATCCTATTATGTGTTTAATCCGGTTGCACTGGAGGATGAAGCGGCTCCACCTGGGGAAAGTGTTCTATATTTCTTAATTCCAGTTCCGTCAGGAGATCAGATCGATTGGGAAACATCAGGACCAATGCTAGCTGAGCAGGTTTTAATGAAAGCAGAAAAGCACTTTATCGGTTTGCATGAAGCGGTGGAATGGATGGAGATTCGTACCCCGGCAGATTCTATTCGTGACGGATTATATCAGGGGGGGAGCTTTGGGATTGCTCCTAATCTATTTCAATCAGGAGGATTTAGACCGCAGTTATCTCCGTTTAAGATTGATAGATTGTACAGTGTGGGAGCCTCGATTCACCCTGGTGGGGGGATTCCAATCGTGCTACAGGGGGCGCGACTATTAAGTGAGCTAATAAAAAAGGAGCTTAGAACGTGA